The sequence AAATGTTGACGAAATTATAAAAAAATGGGAGAGCGAATTAAACGAATTTAATGAAAAAAGAGAGAAGTATTTACTGTATAAATGACTAAAAAAGGTGTCGGGATATCAGGGGATCAGGTCGCAGGATTCAGAAAATCAGTGTATCAGGTGTTTTAATCTTTACCTGATAATCTGATAACTTTTATGCTGATATCCTGATAAACTGAAATCTTAATTTTGGTAATTTAGATTATAAGGAGGTGAATATGTCCACCTGTACAAAGTGTCTTAAAAAAGAAGCTGATTTGCGCTGCAAGATGTGCCATAGACCGATTTGCGAGGATTGCGGTATATCAGCTCCCAGCGGAATATTCTGTTCGGAAGAATGTAGCAAAAAAATGGAGTCGCACGTTGAGAGAATCAAGGGAATAGACGAAGAAAGACCTATTATTAAACAAAAAAGAATTCCGACAATTGTTAAACTTATTATCTGGCTGGCGGTTTTATGGATTGTAGCCTGTTTTATATTGAAGATAGATATTATAGAGAGTGTAAAGGAATTACTTGGTTCTTTCGGTTTAAAGATATGAGAAGTTGAATTAAAACCGATAACCGTATAACATATCAAATCGGAGGTATCCTAAATGATAGATTTAAAATCTTTATTACAAGAAGATATAGAAACTGTCTTTGCCGAAGACCCGGCCGCAAGAACTACTATGGAAGTTATTCTTTGCTATTCGGGGCTACACGCTTTATGGCTGCACAGAATCGCCCATATTATGTGGGAGCATGGTTATTTATTTTTGGCGCGGCTTCTTTCCCACTTTAACCGATTTATGACCGGAATTGAAATTCATCCGGGCGCTCAAATCGGCAGAAGATTTTTTATAGACCATGGTATGGGTGTGGTTATCGGAGAAACGACTAGAGTAGGTGATGATGTTCTTCTGTATCAGGGTGTTGTTCTTGGCGGCACAAGTCTTAAGAAAGGGAAGAGACATCCGACTATTGAAGATAACGTTGTAATTGGCACAGGCGCAAAAATTCTTGGCCCAATTAACATAGGCGAAGGTTCTAAAATAGGCGCGGGCTCTGTTGTAATAAAATCCGTTCCTCCCGATAGTACTGTAGTGGGTGTTCCAGGAAGAACAGTCGAGGAACACAAGAAACAAGCGAAATCGGTTATTGATCTGGAACACGGGAAACTTCCTGATCCGGTATTGCAAACCATTAATGCTCTAAAAGACGAAATAAAAGGTTTGAATAATAAAATAGAACAATCCCAAAAGGATAAAAAAGTTGAACCTGAGTTTGATTTCGTTAAAATAATCGACTCGCTAAAGAAAGAAATAAATGTTTTGAACAACAAAATAGAACAGTCCGAAGAAGAAAAGAAAACCCAACCTCAAATAGATTTTACGCAGACAATTGATTCCCTGAAGGGTGAGATAAAACAATTAAAGGTATACATTAAGCAGGCCCAGGAAGATAAAAAGAATCAGACAGAACAGGAGGTTGAGTTTTCGCAAACAACTAATTCCCTGAAGGATGAAATAAAGGGTCTAAGAGAACACATTGAAAAAATAGAAAACGATAAGGAGGAAGTAACAGGACAGAAAGTTGCTCCTTCGCAGGAAATCAATTCTCTAAAAGATGAAACAAAAGATTTAAACTATCGGATAGAACAACTAGAAAAGGAGAAGAAGAGTGAAACTGAACGAAATATTGATTTCTAAGGCAATTATTGAAGAATACTCAAAAGAACTCAAATCTGCAACGCAGTTAGATGTCGCTATTATTGGCGGCGGTCCTTCTGGTCTTATCGCTGCATATTATTTGGCTAAAGCCGGCAAAAAAGTCGCCCTGTTTGAGAGAAAACTTTCCATCGGCGGCGGTATGTGGGGTGGCGGTATGATGTTCAATAAAGCAGTCATTCAGGAAGAAGCAAAGGGAATTCTTGAAGAACAGAATATCCGGTTAAAGAAATACAAGCCTGCCTCGCCGAGTCAAGGCGGGGAAAACTATTTTATTATTGATTGCGTAGAAATGGCATCGGGTTTATGTTTCAATGCAAAAAAAGCAGGCGCTATGATTTTCAATCTCATCTCCTGCGAAGATGTAATGATACGGGAAAACAAAATCACGGGGGTTGTAATCAACTGGTCTCCCGTTGAAATGGCAAAATTGCATATTGACCCCATTACCATCGGCGCAAAAATAACCATAGACGCAACAGGACATCCTTGCGAAGTGGTGAGAGGCATGGAAAAGAAAATGGGCGTAAAGCTCAATACTTCAACCGGTGGAATGCTCGGCGAAAAGCCAATGTGGGCGGAAGTCGGCGAAAAACTTATCGTAGAAAATACAAAAGAAGTATATCCGGGTCTCTGGGTTGCGGGTATGGCAGTTAACGCCGTATTCGGTGGTCCAAGAATGGGCCCTATCTTCGGCGGAATGCTCCTATCAGGCAAAAAAGTTGCGGAGTTAGTTTTGAAGAGGTTATGAAATGTCTACTTGCTTCATGAATAAAAATGGATAGACAAGAATTACTGGAACTTATTAAAACAGGAGAAGGTTTTACACTTGAACTCAAAGAAAGTATAGGCAATTCACTTGGAAAAGAAATTTGCGCCTTTGCGAATGCATCCGGTGGGAAAATAATTTTAGGAGTTAAAGATAACAGCGAAATAATAGGATATACTCTTACAAATAAAGAAAAATCACAGATTAGCGATATAGCGTGGAATATGAATCCTGCCTTCTCTGTCAGTATAGAACAATATGAAAATCTTGCCGTAATCACTGTTTCGGAAGGCAATAATAAACCATATTCTGTAAGCGGACATTTTTACCTAAGGATAGGAGCTAATTCGCAGCAGCTCAATCGAGATGAGATAAAAGATTTTTTCCAGATTGAAGGCCTTGTTGTGTTTGATGAGAAGCTCAATAAGGATTTTAATGTGCTTAAAGATTTAAACAAAAAAGCGTATGACATTTTTCTTGAAAGAGCAAACATAAAAACAAAATTCTCTCCTACTAAACTACTTAGCAATCTTGGATTTATAAAAGATGGAATCATAACTAATGCAGGTGTTCTGTTCTTTTGCAAGGATATATCCAAATTCTTTTTAAATACGCATATTACTTGTGTTCTTTTTCAGGGAAATAACAAAGCGATTATACTCGACAAGTGTGATTTTAAATTGGATTTAATGACTAATTATGAAAAATCTATAGAATACCTAAAAAGCAAGCTCAATACAGAATACTATATTACTTTTGATAGGAAAGAATTCTTAGAACTTCCTGAAGATGCACTAAGAGAAGCTGTTCTAAATGCAATAGCGCACAGAGACTATTTTTCGCCGGCACACATACAGCTCAATATCTTTCAAGATAGGATTGAAATAGTAAATCCCGCCTCATTTCCCTCAAAGATTACAATTGATTTTTTAATGAGTGGTAGCTATCCAAAGAATAAATTCTTATTTTCAATGATGCTGAGAGCGGATTTAATAGAACATATCGGCTCAGGCATTGAAAGAATCAAAGAAGCTATGCTTAATTATAAACTTGAAGAACCAATATTTCAGTATGACGGAGTTTGGTTTAAAGCTATATTCAAGAGACCGAATATGCAGACAAACAACTATCAGAAAAGATTTAGATTAGGTAAAAGCGCCCCTGTAAATGCCTCTGTAAATGCCTCTGTAAAATTATCTGCTCTCCAATTGAAGGTATTAAAGGAAATTCAAAAGAATAATTCTTTGACGTATGGAGCCCTTTCTGAAATTCTTAAAAAAGACAAAGCTACAAT is a genomic window of bacterium containing:
- the cysE gene encoding serine O-acetyltransferase; its protein translation is MIDLKSLLQEDIETVFAEDPAARTTMEVILCYSGLHALWLHRIAHIMWEHGYLFLARLLSHFNRFMTGIEIHPGAQIGRRFFIDHGMGVVIGETTRVGDDVLLYQGVVLGGTSLKKGKRHPTIEDNVVIGTGAKILGPINIGEGSKIGAGSVVIKSVPPDSTVVGVPGRTVEEHKKQAKSVIDLEHGKLPDPVLQTINALKDEIKGLNNKIEQSQKDKKVEPEFDFVKIIDSLKKEINVLNNKIEQSEEEKKTQPQIDFTQTIDSLKGEIKQLKVYIKQAQEDKKNQTEQEVEFSQTTNSLKDEIKGLREHIEKIENDKEEVTGQKVAPSQEINSLKDETKDLNYRIEQLEKEKKSETERNIDF
- a CDS encoding thiazole biosynthesis protein, with translation MKLNEILISKAIIEEYSKELKSATQLDVAIIGGGPSGLIAAYYLAKAGKKVALFERKLSIGGGMWGGGMMFNKAVIQEEAKGILEEQNIRLKKYKPASPSQGGENYFIIDCVEMASGLCFNAKKAGAMIFNLISCEDVMIRENKITGVVINWSPVEMAKLHIDPITIGAKITIDATGHPCEVVRGMEKKMGVKLNTSTGGMLGEKPMWAEVGEKLIVENTKEVYPGLWVAGMAVNAVFGGPRMGPIFGGMLLSGKKVAELVLKRL
- a CDS encoding putative DNA binding domain-containing protein; the protein is MDRQELLELIKTGEGFTLELKESIGNSLGKEICAFANASGGKIILGVKDNSEIIGYTLTNKEKSQISDIAWNMNPAFSVSIEQYENLAVITVSEGNNKPYSVSGHFYLRIGANSQQLNRDEIKDFFQIEGLVVFDEKLNKDFNVLKDLNKKAYDIFLERANIKTKFSPTKLLSNLGFIKDGIITNAGVLFFCKDISKFFLNTHITCVLFQGNNKAIILDKCDFKLDLMTNYEKSIEYLKSKLNTEYYITFDRKEFLELPEDALREAVLNAIAHRDYFSPAHIQLNIFQDRIEIVNPASFPSKITIDFLMSGSYPKNKFLFSMMLRADLIEHIGSGIERIKEAMLNYKLEEPIFQYDGVWFKAIFKRPNMQTNNYQKRFRLGKSAPVNASVNASVKLSALQLKVLKEIQKNNSLTYGALSEILKKDKATIRRNIQKLKQKRILKRVGSDKNGFWEITNA